The Pantoea eucalypti sequence TCACGATAAGCAAAGTTTCGCTGTTTCTCAGCTGGCGATGCAAAATACGCAGGCGCTAAATGATGCCTATATGAGCCTTAACCAGAGCCGTGTATTACTGACACGCATTCAGCTCCGTCTCGCCACCAGTAAACTGGAAGGCAAAACGGCAGATGTTGCCACGCTGTTTACAGACAGTCAGCGCTTCCAGCAGGAGGCAGAGGGCTTCTATAAGACGTTCAAAGAAACGCCAGATACGCCAGGACAGGATCAGCAACTTAACGACCAGCTTGATCAGCGATACGGCGACTATGCGACCGCGCTTAACAGCCTGCAGAGCGCGCTGCAGGTCAATGATATGGTCGCGGCGGGCAAAGCCCCGGTTGCACCGAGCCAGAGTGCCTTTCTGACGTTGTACCGCGAGTGGCGGGCCGACCAGAGTCGGCTGACTTCACTGGGCGTGGCAGAGAACAGCAGTGCTTATAGCCATATGATGTGGATCCTCGCCACCATTATGGCTGCCGTGGTGGCGGTGATCGTGCTGTGCTGGTTTGGCCTGCGCAAAATCGTGATGACGCCACTGAACAGCAGCATTCATCACATTCAGCATATCGCCCGGGGCGATTTAACCCAGCCGATCGTGGTGGAAGGGCGCAATGAAATGACCCAGCTCGCGGCCAGCCTGCATGATATGCAGCAGTCGCTGGTGCGCACCGTAACCAATGTACGTGAAGGATCGGATGCGATTTTCACCGGTGCCAGCGAGATCTCTGCCGGGAATAATGATCTCTCCGCCCGCACAGAACAGCAGGCGGCCTCCCTTGAGCAGACGGCAGCCAGCATGGAGCAGCTCACCGCCACGGTAAAACAGAATGCTGAAAACGCCCGCCAGGCGTCACAGCTGGCACTCAGCGCCTCCGAAACCGCAGAGAAAGGCGGGAACGTTGTGGCTGGCGTGGTGAAAACCATGAGCGAAATCGCCGGCAGCTCGAAGAAAATTGCCGATATCACCAGCGTGATTGACGGGATTGCGTTCCAGACCAATATTCTGGCGCTTAATGCGGCCGTTGAAGCGGCGCGTGCCGGAGAACAGGGTCGCGGTTTTGCTGTGGTGGCGGGTGAAGTGCGCAGTCTGGCGCAGCGCAGCGCCCAGGCGGCCAAAGAGATCAAAGGATTGATCGATGACTCCGTGAGCCGGGTCAACGTCGGTTCGCAGCTGGTTGGCACCGCGGGCGAAACCATGAGCGATATCGTCAGTGCCGTCACACGCGTCACCGACATCATGGGTGAAATTGCCTCGGCGTCGGACGAGCAGAGTCGCGGCATCGATCAGGTCGGTCAGGCGGTTACTGAGATGGATCGCGTGACCCAGCAGAACGCCTCGCTGGTGGAGGAATCCGCTGCGGCGGCAGCCTCGCTGGAAGACCAGGCCAGCCGGTTAAGCCAGGCCGTGTCTGTGTTCAACATTACACGCGGCACCGTGCAGCAGACACTGACAAAGCATCTGCCGATTGCCGCGCCAGCCACGGTTGCGCAGATCCCCCGCAAAGCCCTGACGGCCCCCGTCAGTGATACCCACTGGGAAACCTTCTGATGTCCCGTTGCGCATCCTGAGGGATGCGCAACACTCCCCGTTATTCTTCTGCTTAAAGCCAAACTCAGCAGCTCATGCTGATAAAAATAATTACAAAAGCCACTTCTCTCCTGAAAGCGCCAAAAAGCGTTAATTAATCCTGAAGGGTCGCCGATATAGCCGCTGCACCTTAATCAACCTGCAGGGGAACAAGATGTTAAAAAAAATAAAAGTGGTAACCAGTTTAATCGCAGTACTGGTTATCTTTGGCGCGCTCCAGTTAGTCTCTGGCAGCCTTTTTTGGTCAGCACTGAATAAAGACAAAGCTTCCTTCGCGCTGTCTCAGGTCTCTAATCGTAATGTTACTGAGATGACAGATGCTTATATTTCCTTAAACAACAGCCGTACCACGCTGAACCGCGGCATGCTTCGGTTACAGACCAGCATGGCTTCGCAGATGAACGGCGGTCAGCTTGATGAACTTATCACCAAAGCCAATAACCAGTTAGCAGAGGCCGATCGTCACTTCAAAATCTATTACCATCTGCCTACCACAGCCGGTCTTGACGAGACGCTGGGGGACAAGCTTGAAGCTGATTACGGCAATTATGAAAACGGCCTGAAAGCGATGGTAAAAAGTCTGCAGGCACGTGACCTGGAAGGGATGTTCAAACAGAACATCGAACAGAAGCAGGTGGCGATGCAGGAGAGTTACAATAAATGGCGTGCGCTGCAGACTGCACTTTCTGACAAGGGCATGGAACAGAACCACAACGCGTACACCCAGATGATGTGTCTGCTGGCCACCATTGGCGTTGCGGTACTGGCGGTGATTATTACCTGCTGGTTTGGCCTGCGTCAGGTACTGATTCAGCCCCTGCAACAGCTGCTGGCACAGATTCGTGCTATCGCTTCCGGTGATCTGACACAGACTATTGTGGTTGAGGGACGCAATGAGATGAGCCAGCTGGCCGCAGGCATCCATGAGATGCAACAGTCTCTGGTAATGACCGTGGGTAATGTCCGTGATGGCTCAGATGCCATCTTTACCGGTGCCAGCGAAATCGCCGCCGGTAACAACGACCTGTCGTCACGCACCGAAGAGCAGGCCGCCTCACTGGAACAGACTGCCGCCAGCATGGAGCAGTTGACCGCCACGGTGAAGCAGAATGCGGACAACGCCCGTCAGGCGTCGCAACTGGCGCTGACCGCCTCCGAAACCGCACAGCAGGGCGGGAAAGTGGTTAATGGCGTTGTCACCACGATGAAAGAGATTGCGGACAGCTCGAAGAAAATTGCTGACATCATCAGTGTGATCGACGGTATCGCCTTCCAGACTAATATCCTGGCGCTGAATGCCGCCGTTGAAGCCGCGCGGGCCGGTGAGCAGGGGCGTGGTTTTGCAGTAGTGGCGGGTGAAGTGCGCAGCCTGGCACAGCGTAGCGCCCAGGCCGCCAAAGAGATCAAAGGCCTGATTGAAGACTCCGTCTCTCGCGTTAACGATGGGTCACTGCAGGTTGAAAGCGCCGGCAGTACCATGAATGAGATTGTGGGTGCCGTGACCCGCGTTACCGACATCATGGGCGAAATCGCCTCAGCGTCTGATGAACAGAGCCGCGGTATTGAACAGGTCGGCGTGGCCGTTACTGAAATGGATCGCGTGACGCAGCAGAATGCTTCTCTGGTTGAGGAGTCTGCCGCCGCCGCCGCCGCTCTGGAGCAGCAAGCCAGCGTTCTGACCCAGGCAGTCTCCGTATTCAAAATTTCCCGCGCCTGATTTTCTGCTTTTCACCATGGCAGCGGCTTTAAGCTGCTGCCATGCATAAAGTTCCCCCTGACTCCGCCGATAAATAAACACGAATCGCCAACCAATGAGGTGTGTATGTTTAGTCGTGTACGAGTCGTTTCCGGCCTGCTGTGTGTGCTGGCGCTGTTTGCGCTGCTGCAGCTTTTTTCCGGCGGAATGTTTTTCAAAACTGTCAGCTCAGATAAAGAGAATTTTGCCTACAACCAGCGTCTGAATACGTTGCAACAGGCGATGGGCACCTCATGGGTTTCGCTTGTTCAGGCGCGTAACACCCTTAACCGCGCCGGTATCCGTTTTTTGCAGGATGCACAGATGTCGGGGTCGGGAGCCAGCGTGAAAGAGCTGGTCGCCCTGGCGGGCGAGGAGCTGAAACAGGCCGAAACCAGCTATCAGATTTTCAACGATAACCTGTCAGAAAAGGGCAAAACAGCTGAAAACGTCCTGACGTTACAGGCGAACTATAAGGCCTATCACGATGCCCTGGCAGAACTGATGGTCTTCTTCACGACCGGTAACTTCAAAGGTTTTGTCGATCAGCCTACGCAAAGTTTCCAGGACAAGTTCCAGAAAGATTACAGCGCCTGGCTTGAGCACAACAAAGAGCTTGCAGAGGAGGGTGTAAAAACAAACCAGCAGGCTTACAGCCGCTCTATCACCATTGTCATTGCCACGCTGGCTGTGACATTGCTGATGATTGTTCTGGTGTGGAACGTGATGCGTTCAGTGCTGATCCGTCCATTGCGTCAGAGCATTGAGCACATCCAGCACATTGCACGTGGTGATCTGACCCAGCCGGTTGAGATTAACGTACGAAATGAAATCGGCGAATTGCTGATTTCACTGCAGCACATGCAGCAGGAGCTGGTGCGTACCGTTCGCACTGTCCGTGATGGCTCCGACGCCATCTATACCGGCGCCAGCGAAATTTCCATCGGCAATAACGATCTCTCTTCGCGAACGGAACAGCAGGCCGCCTCGCTGGAGCAGACTGCCGCCAGCATGGAGCAGCTCACCGCAACCGTGAAACAGAATGCTGAAAACGCCCGTCAGGCGTCGAAGCTGGCGCTGACTGCCTCAGAAACCGCGCAGCAGGGCGGCAAAGTGGTGGATGGGGTGGTCACCACCATGAAAGAGATTGCGGGCAGCTCTAAGAAGATTGCCGATATCACCAGCGTGATTGATGGCATTGCTTTCCAGACCAACATCCTGGCGCTGAATGCCGCGGTTGAAGCCGCGCGTGCCGGAGAACAGGGTCGTGGTTTTGCGGTAGTGGCGGGTGAAGTCCGCAGCCTGGCACAGCGCAGCGCCCAGGCCGCCAAAGAGATTAAAGGGCTGATTGAAGATTCCGTTAGCCGCGTTAATACCGGCTCAGTGCTGGTAGAGAGTGCCGGTGACACCATGAGCAACATCGTCAGCGCGGTTACCCGCGTCACCGACATCATGGGTGAGATCGCCTCCGCGTCAGACGAGCAGAGCCGTGGCATTGACCAGGTGGGCCTTGCGGTGACCGAGATGGATCGCGTTACACAGCAGAACGCCTCACTGGTTGAAGAGTCAGCCGCCGCCGCTGCAGCGCTCGAAGATCAGGCAAGTCACTTAAAACAAGCGGTTTCAGTGTTCAATATTGGTAAAGAATTTGTCGCTCAGGCCGTTAACAAGACAACGGCGATGAAAACTCTCCAGTTAGATGCACCGTTAGCCGTTGGTCGTTCGTCTGCGTCACGCGGCGACGATAACTGGGAAACCTTTTAAACGCCCGTGGTCCGGTCGCTGTTATAGCGCCGGGCATCGCAGCAGACAGTTAATGTATAAAGTTCGGGCCAGGTGCAGAGATGAAAAAATCGACGATTTTAGATCAAAATGAGACGACAACGCTGCTGTCGCAAATGGTGCAGCGTTTGCCGCTCTCCGATACGCATTTTCGCCGTATCAGCCAGCTGATCTATCAGCGTGCCGGCATCGTATTGGCCGACCACAAGCGTGAGATGGTTTACAACCGTCTGGTTCGTCGTCTGCGTACGCTGAATATCGACGATTTTGGTCGCTACCTGGCGCTGCTGGAGTCCGATCCAAACAGTGCCGAGTGGCAGGCTTTTATCAATGCGCTGACGACCAACCTGACCGCGTTCTTCCGCGAAGCGCATCACTTCCCGATTCTGGCGGAGCATGCACGTAAGCGACAGGGCAACTTCAGCGTCTGGAGTACCGCAGCGTCAACGGGTGAAGAGCCTTATTCGATCGCCATGACGCTGGCGGAAACGCTGGGCACAGGACCTGGCAAGTTCCAGGTTCATGCCAGCGATATCGATACTCAGGTACTGGAAAAGGCGGTGGCAGGGGTTTACCGCCAGGAAGAGCTGCGCACGCTGTCACCGGCGCAAATGCAGCGTTTCTTCCTGCGCGGAACCGGTCCGCATGCCGGTATGGTGCGGGCGCGTCCCGAGCTGACCAATATGGTCACTTACGCGCAGCTAAACCTGCTGGCGAATGACTGGGCGCTGCCGGGTCAGTTCGACGCTATTTTCTGTCGCAATGTGATGATCTATTTCGATAAAGAGACGCAGGAGAAGATTCTGCGTCGGTTTGTCCCACTGCTAAAACCGGGCGGAATCCTGTTCGCCGGACACTCAGAAAACTTCAGTCAGATCAGTAAAGAGTTCTGGCTGCGTGGGCAAACCGTCTATGGACTGACGAAGGAAAGATGATGAGCAAAATCACCGTGATGTGCGTAGATGACTCTGCGCTGATGCGGCAGTTGATGACAGAGATCATCAACAGCCATCCGGATATGGAGATGGTCGCTACGGCGCCCGATCCGCTGGTCGCCCGCGATTTGATCAAGCAGTTCAATCCGCAGGTGCTGACACTGGATGTGGAAATGCCGCGCATGGATGGCCTCGATTTCCTGGAAAAACTGATGCGGTTACGGCCAATGCCGGTGGTGATGGTTTCATCGCTGACCGGAAAAGGCTCCGAAATTACGCTGAGGGCGCTGGAGCTGGGCGCGGTGGATTTCGTGACCAAGCCGCAGCTCGGCATCCGCGAAGGGATGCTGGCGTACAGCCAGATGATTGGCGACAAAATTCGTGCGGCTTCCCGTGCGCGCCTGCACAACCGCACAGCGATGCCGGTGCCGGCAACACTGAAAGCGGGTCCGCTGCTGAGTAGTGAGAAGCTGATTGCGATTGGCTCCTCAACCGGCGGAACTGAGGCGATTCGCCATGTGCTGCAGCCGTTACCGGCAACCAGCCCGGCACTGCTGATTACCCAGCATATGCCGCCAGGCTTTACCCGCTCCTTTGCCGAGCGTCTGAACAAGCTGTGTCAGATCACGGTAAAAGAAGCCGAAGATGGTGAACGTATTTTGCCAGGCCACGCCTATATCGCCCCAGGCGCAATGCACATGGAGCTGGGCCGAAGTGGTGCCAACTATGTGGTGAAACTGAATGAAGGGCCCCCGGTAAACCGGCACAAACCCTCTGTGGATGTGCTGTTCAAATCGGTGGCGATTAACGCCGGACGAAATGCGGTGGGGGTCATCCTCACCGGAATGGGCAACGATGGTGCGGCCGGGATGCTGGAAATGCACCGGGCAGGCGCCTGGACCATCGCCCAGAACGAAGCCAGCTGTGTGGTATTTGGCATGCCGCGTGAGGCTATTGCCACGGGCGGCGTGAGCGAAGTCGTAGATTTAAGCAACATCAGCCAGCACATGCTGGCGAAAATTAGCGCCGGACAGGCATTGCGTATTTAACAGGCCCGTCCCGCCGGGCGAGACAACTCAGGAGTAGATATGGCAGATAAAAACATGCGCTTTTTGGTAGTAGACGACTTCAATACGATGCGTCGTATTGTACGTAACCTGCTGAAAGAGCTTGGCTTCAATAACGTAGAAGAAGCGGAAGATGGTGTGGATGCCCTCGGCAAACTGAAAGCGGGTGGTTTCGACTTCGTGATTTCCGACTGGAACATGCCAAACATGGATGGCCTGCAGCTGCTGCAGACCATTCGTGCTGACGCGGCAATGAGTTCGCTGCCGGTGTTGATGGTCACTGCGGAAGCCAAGAAAGAGAACATTATCGCCGCCGCCCAGGCGGGTGCCAGTGGATATGTAGTGAAACCTTTCACTGCGGCAACCCTGGAAGAAAAGCTGGGTAAAATTTTCGAAAAACTGGGCATGTAAGGGGATGTGATGAGCGACTTTCCGAAACCAACTGAGGATGCCGCGGCACACGACATCATTTCACGTATTGGCTCTCTGACGCGCATGCTGCGCGACAGTCTGCGCGAGCTGGGGCTGGATAAAGCCATTGCCGATGCGGCTGAAGCCATTCCTGATGCCCGCGATCGTCTGGATTATGTTGTGCAGATGACGGCGCAGGCCGCTGACCGTGCGTTGAACTGTGTTGAAGCAGCACAACCTCATCAGGATAAAATGGAAGCCGGGGCAACCCAGCTGAAAGGACGTTGGGATGAGTGGTTTGAGAACCCAATTGAACTGGGTGATGCGCGGGAGTTGGTGACGGATACGCGCGCATTCCTCACCGCCGTGCCAGAGCATACCGCCTTTACCAACAAGCAGTTGCTTGAAATCATGATGGCGCAGGATTTCCAGGACCTTACCGGTCAGGTGATCAAGCGTATGATGGATGTGATTCAGGAAATTGAGCGCCAGCTGTTAATGGTGCTGCTGGAAAACATGCCAGAAGTCAGTGCTGAAAAGCGTCAGGAAGGCACCAGCCTGCTGAACGGACCGCAGATTCACGCTGATGCTCCAGGCGTGGTGGCGAACCAGGATCAGGTTGATGACCTGCTGGACAGCTTAGGGTTTTAAGCGTCGTTCGCCCGCGTGCGGGCGAAACAGCGGCATATTATATTAAACAGGGTCACCTTCCGGTGGCCCCGTTCTGCATTGTCAGATCCATCCCCGAAAGAACGCCTGTTTTTCCCATCTTATCTCCGCTTTGACTTAAGCCAGATTTGGCATCCTATGCTCAGAATTCCTGCCAACCGAGGTTTGTCGTGTCTGATAGCGACGAGGACAAAACAGAATCGCCCACGGCCCACCGACTTGAGAAAGCGCGTGAAGAGGGCCAGATTCCGCGTTCGCGCGAACTGACATCCGTACTGATGCTGCTGGCCGGCATCATGATCCTGTGGATGGGCGGCAACATGATGGCGCACCGGCTGGCGGCGATGGTCGCTACCGGGCTTCGTTTTGACCACGGCATGGTCAGAGATGACAAAATTATCGTCAGCCACATTGGCAGCCTGATCACGCAGGCACTGATGGCGCTGCTGCCGCTGATGGGCGGTCTGGTGCTGGTGGCGATTGCCGCCCCTATGCTGCTGGGCGGTATCGTTTTCAGCGGTAAATCGATCAAGTTTGATCCGAAAAAGATGAACCCGATTGCCGGCTTTAAGCGAATGTTCGCCGCTCAGGCCTGGACCGAACTGTTTAAAGGGATCCTCAAGACTATCCTGGTTGGCGCAGTGGGCTGGTGGTACATCTGGAGTCACTGGCCTGAGATGCTGCGGCTGATCAGCGAAGCACCGGTGACCGCGCTCATCCACGGCATGGAGATGATTGCGGTCTGCTGCTCGCTGGTGATGCTGGGGCTGATACCGATGGTGGGCTATGACGTTTTCTGGCAGCTCTACAGCCACTTTAAAAAGCTGAAGATGTCGATGCAGGAGATTCGCGACGAGCATAAGCAGCAGGAAGGCGACCCGCATGTTAAAGGACGCATCCGTCAGCAGATGCGCGCCGCTGCACGACGCAGAATGATGGCAGATGTGCCAAAAGCCGATGTCATCGTTACCAACCCGACGCACTACTCCGTCGCCCTGCAGTACAACGAGAAAAAGATGAGTGCGCCAAAAGTTGTCGCGAAAGGGGCCGGCGAGATCGCCCTGAGAATTCGTGAACTGGCTGCTGAACACCGCATCCCGGTTCTGGAAGCACCGCCGCTGGCGCGTGCGTTATATCGTCATACCGAAATTGGTCAGCACATCCCTGGCGCGCTGTATGCTGCCGTGGCCGAGGTGCTGGCGTGGGTCTGGCAGTCGCGTCGCTGGAAGCGCGAAGGCGGCCTGATTCCAACCAAACCAAAAGACCTGCCGGTTCCGGCAGAGATGGACTTTGCAGGAGAGAGCAAAAACGATGGCTAATAACCTGGCCGTAAAGCTACGTCTACCGGGCTTTAAAGATATGCAGTGGCAGGTACTGGCCGGGCCGGTACTGATCCTGATGATCCTGTCGATGATGGTTCTGCCATTGCCGCCGTTTATCCTCGATCTGCTGTTCACCTTTAACATTGCGCTGTCGATCATGGTCCTGCTGGTGGCGATGTTCACCCAGCGGACCCTGGAATTTGCGGCGTTCCCGACCATTCTGCTCTTCTCAACATTGTTGCGTCTGGCGCTGAACGTTGCGTCAACCCGTATCATCCTGATGGAAGGGCACACTGGTGCCGCTGCGGCCGGACAGGTGGTTGAAGCGTTCGGTCACTTCCTGGTGGGCGGTAACTTCGCCATCGGTATCGTGGTGTTTATCATCCTCGTGATCATCAACTTTATGGTTATCACCAAGGGTGCCGGTCGTATCGCGGAAGTGGGTGCGCGCTTTGTGCTGGACGGCATGCCCGGTAAGCAGATGGCAATCGATGCCGACCTCAACGCCGGTCTGATCGGTGAAGATGATGCCAAACGCCGCCGTGCAGAAGTGACCCAGGAAGCCGACTTCTACGGTTCGATGGACGGTGCGAGTAAGTTCGTTCGTGGTGATGCCATCGCCGGTATCATGATCATGGTCATCAACGTCATCGGCGGCCTGCTGGTGGGCGTGGTGCAGCACGGTATGGATGCGGGTCATGCCGCAGAGACCTATACGCTGCTGACCATCGGTGATGGACTGGTCGCGCAGATCCCGGCGCTGGTTATCTCCACTGCTGCCGGTGTTATCGTGACGCGCGTTGCCACCGATCAGGATGTCGGTGAGCAGATGGTCACTCAGCTGTTCAAAGATCCCCGCGTACTGATGCTCAGCGCCGGGGTGATTGGCTTACTGGGTCTGGTGCCTGGCATGCCTAACTTTGTTTTCCTGCTGTTCACCGCCGCCTTACTGGGTCTGGCCTGGTGGTTGCGTGGTCGCGAAGCACAGCCGAAGAAGAAAGTGGACGTTGCAGGCAGCATCAGCAACAAACCAGCAGACACGCCAGCCGCCACCGAAGCGTCCTGGACCGATGTGCAGCTGGAAGATACCCTGGGCATGGAAGTGGGCTATCGCCTGATTCCGATGGTCGATCATCAGCAAAACGGTGAACTGCTGGGACGTATCCGCAGTATTCGTAAGAAGGTTGCTCAGGATGTTGGTTTCCTGCCGCCGGTGGTGCATATCCGTGACAACATGGAGCTGCCGCCTGCGCGCTATCGCATCCTGATGAAAGGGGTAGAGATTGGTAGCGGTGATGCCTATCCTGGCCGCT is a genomic window containing:
- the flhA gene encoding flagellar biosynthesis protein FlhA, with product MANNLAVKLRLPGFKDMQWQVLAGPVLILMILSMMVLPLPPFILDLLFTFNIALSIMVLLVAMFTQRTLEFAAFPTILLFSTLLRLALNVASTRIILMEGHTGAAAAGQVVEAFGHFLVGGNFAIGIVVFIILVIINFMVITKGAGRIAEVGARFVLDGMPGKQMAIDADLNAGLIGEDDAKRRRAEVTQEADFYGSMDGASKFVRGDAIAGIMIMVINVIGGLLVGVVQHGMDAGHAAETYTLLTIGDGLVAQIPALVISTAAGVIVTRVATDQDVGEQMVTQLFKDPRVLMLSAGVIGLLGLVPGMPNFVFLLFTAALLGLAWWLRGREAQPKKKVDVAGSISNKPADTPAATEASWTDVQLEDTLGMEVGYRLIPMVDHQQNGELLGRIRSIRKKVAQDVGFLPPVVHIRDNMELPPARYRILMKGVEIGSGDAYPGRWMAINPGTAAGSLPGEATVDPAFGLAAVWIDSALKEQAQIQGFTVVEASTVVATHLNHLIGQFASELFGRQEAQQLLDRVTQEMPKLTEDLVPGVISLTTLHKVLQNLLVERVSIRDMRTIIETLAEHAPVQSDPQELTSVVRVALGRAITQQWFPGNDEVQVIGLDSTLERLLLQALQGGGGLEPGLADRLLSQAQAALQRQEMLGAPPVLLVNHPLRALLARFLRRNLPQLVVLSNLELSDNRQIRMTATIGGK
- the cheR gene encoding protein-glutamate O-methyltransferase CheR codes for the protein MKKSTILDQNETTTLLSQMVQRLPLSDTHFRRISQLIYQRAGIVLADHKREMVYNRLVRRLRTLNIDDFGRYLALLESDPNSAEWQAFINALTTNLTAFFREAHHFPILAEHARKRQGNFSVWSTAASTGEEPYSIAMTLAETLGTGPGKFQVHASDIDTQVLEKAVAGVYRQEELRTLSPAQMQRFFLRGTGPHAGMVRARPELTNMVTYAQLNLLANDWALPGQFDAIFCRNVMIYFDKETQEKILRRFVPLLKPGGILFAGHSENFSQISKEFWLRGQTVYGLTKER
- a CDS encoding methyl-accepting chemotaxis protein, with the protein product MFSRVRVVSGLLCVLALFALLQLFSGGMFFKTVSSDKENFAYNQRLNTLQQAMGTSWVSLVQARNTLNRAGIRFLQDAQMSGSGASVKELVALAGEELKQAETSYQIFNDNLSEKGKTAENVLTLQANYKAYHDALAELMVFFTTGNFKGFVDQPTQSFQDKFQKDYSAWLEHNKELAEEGVKTNQQAYSRSITIVIATLAVTLLMIVLVWNVMRSVLIRPLRQSIEHIQHIARGDLTQPVEINVRNEIGELLISLQHMQQELVRTVRTVRDGSDAIYTGASEISIGNNDLSSRTEQQAASLEQTAASMEQLTATVKQNAENARQASKLALTASETAQQGGKVVDGVVTTMKEIAGSSKKIADITSVIDGIAFQTNILALNAAVEAARAGEQGRGFAVVAGEVRSLAQRSAQAAKEIKGLIEDSVSRVNTGSVLVESAGDTMSNIVSAVTRVTDIMGEIASASDEQSRGIDQVGLAVTEMDRVTQQNASLVEESAAAAAALEDQASHLKQAVSVFNIGKEFVAQAVNKTTAMKTLQLDAPLAVGRSSASRGDDNWETF
- a CDS encoding protein-glutamate methylesterase/protein-glutamine glutaminase; this encodes MSKITVMCVDDSALMRQLMTEIINSHPDMEMVATAPDPLVARDLIKQFNPQVLTLDVEMPRMDGLDFLEKLMRLRPMPVVMVSSLTGKGSEITLRALELGAVDFVTKPQLGIREGMLAYSQMIGDKIRAASRARLHNRTAMPVPATLKAGPLLSSEKLIAIGSSTGGTEAIRHVLQPLPATSPALLITQHMPPGFTRSFAERLNKLCQITVKEAEDGERILPGHAYIAPGAMHMELGRSGANYVVKLNEGPPVNRHKPSVDVLFKSVAINAGRNAVGVILTGMGNDGAAGMLEMHRAGAWTIAQNEASCVVFGMPREAIATGGVSEVVDLSNISQHMLAKISAGQALRI
- a CDS encoding methyl-accepting chemotaxis protein is translated as MLKKIKVVTSLIAVLVIFGALQLVSGSLFWSALNKDKASFALSQVSNRNVTEMTDAYISLNNSRTTLNRGMLRLQTSMASQMNGGQLDELITKANNQLAEADRHFKIYYHLPTTAGLDETLGDKLEADYGNYENGLKAMVKSLQARDLEGMFKQNIEQKQVAMQESYNKWRALQTALSDKGMEQNHNAYTQMMCLLATIGVAVLAVIITCWFGLRQVLIQPLQQLLAQIRAIASGDLTQTIVVEGRNEMSQLAAGIHEMQQSLVMTVGNVRDGSDAIFTGASEIAAGNNDLSSRTEEQAASLEQTAASMEQLTATVKQNADNARQASQLALTASETAQQGGKVVNGVVTTMKEIADSSKKIADIISVIDGIAFQTNILALNAAVEAARAGEQGRGFAVVAGEVRSLAQRSAQAAKEIKGLIEDSVSRVNDGSLQVESAGSTMNEIVGAVTRVTDIMGEIASASDEQSRGIEQVGVAVTEMDRVTQQNASLVEESAAAAAALEQQASVLTQAVSVFKISRA
- the cheY gene encoding chemotaxis response regulator CheY, with the translated sequence MADKNMRFLVVDDFNTMRRIVRNLLKELGFNNVEEAEDGVDALGKLKAGGFDFVISDWNMPNMDGLQLLQTIRADAAMSSLPVLMVTAEAKKENIIAAAQAGASGYVVKPFTAATLEEKLGKIFEKLGM
- a CDS encoding methyl-accepting chemotaxis protein, producing MLTKIRVVTSLLLVLLVFGLLQAFSGSVFYSALSHDKQSFAVSQLAMQNTQALNDAYMSLNQSRVLLTRIQLRLATSKLEGKTADVATLFTDSQRFQQEAEGFYKTFKETPDTPGQDQQLNDQLDQRYGDYATALNSLQSALQVNDMVAAGKAPVAPSQSAFLTLYREWRADQSRLTSLGVAENSSAYSHMMWILATIMAAVVAVIVLCWFGLRKIVMTPLNSSIHHIQHIARGDLTQPIVVEGRNEMTQLAASLHDMQQSLVRTVTNVREGSDAIFTGASEISAGNNDLSARTEQQAASLEQTAASMEQLTATVKQNAENARQASQLALSASETAEKGGNVVAGVVKTMSEIAGSSKKIADITSVIDGIAFQTNILALNAAVEAARAGEQGRGFAVVAGEVRSLAQRSAQAAKEIKGLIDDSVSRVNVGSQLVGTAGETMSDIVSAVTRVTDIMGEIASASDEQSRGIDQVGQAVTEMDRVTQQNASLVEESAAAAASLEDQASRLSQAVSVFNITRGTVQQTLTKHLPIAAPATVAQIPRKALTAPVSDTHWETF
- the cheZ gene encoding protein phosphatase CheZ; translation: MSDFPKPTEDAAAHDIISRIGSLTRMLRDSLRELGLDKAIADAAEAIPDARDRLDYVVQMTAQAADRALNCVEAAQPHQDKMEAGATQLKGRWDEWFENPIELGDARELVTDTRAFLTAVPEHTAFTNKQLLEIMMAQDFQDLTGQVIKRMMDVIQEIERQLLMVLLENMPEVSAEKRQEGTSLLNGPQIHADAPGVVANQDQVDDLLDSLGF
- the flhB gene encoding flagellar biosynthesis protein FlhB yields the protein MSDSDEDKTESPTAHRLEKAREEGQIPRSRELTSVLMLLAGIMILWMGGNMMAHRLAAMVATGLRFDHGMVRDDKIIVSHIGSLITQALMALLPLMGGLVLVAIAAPMLLGGIVFSGKSIKFDPKKMNPIAGFKRMFAAQAWTELFKGILKTILVGAVGWWYIWSHWPEMLRLISEAPVTALIHGMEMIAVCCSLVMLGLIPMVGYDVFWQLYSHFKKLKMSMQEIRDEHKQQEGDPHVKGRIRQQMRAAARRRMMADVPKADVIVTNPTHYSVALQYNEKKMSAPKVVAKGAGEIALRIRELAAEHRIPVLEAPPLARALYRHTEIGQHIPGALYAAVAEVLAWVWQSRRWKREGGLIPTKPKDLPVPAEMDFAGESKNDG